The nucleotide window CAAGTTTAGCAGTTGTTTTTCTTAAATCTAAAACATAAATCCCGTTTCTTGCACCATAGATATATGGTTTCATTTTAGGGTTCCAACGTTGTGTTTGGTGACCAAAGTGTACACCTGCGTCGAGTAATTCAATCATTGATGCTACTGGCATCTTTCTTCTCCTTTTGTTTTCTAAACGTGTGGCTTGGCTTTCCCATCTCTTGCGAGACTAAGTGTTGAGGGAGATGTTTCGTAAAACATACTGCTTTTAAAAGACCTTGCTCATTACCTATCGTACTGGCGAAGCTACATTAGAATTGTAATATAAACAAAAAAAACTTTAAAGTCATGTTTCTTAATCTTAATATTTGAGTATCTCTACTCCGTTTATATAATTTCAAAAAAATATTTAGATGATAAAATGAAGAAGAATATAAAGCAGTAATCGATGAAAAAAAATATATTAATTTTGTTCATAGTAATGGTTTTTGCATTGGCTCTAAAGGCTTTTGCGGCTGATTCTGTATATAAAAATACGTTGAGGGAAATAAATGTCAAACCATTGCAGAACAATGTTTGTGTTGTGAATTTACTTTTTGTCGATGATTATAAGGAACTTTTGAGCTTGCAGAAAAAGTCTGCATTTGATTATGAAGTTACTTTGCCTCAAACGAGATTGAATGATTTGCCTGTAAATATTATCTATGAGGGAAAAAAAGATGATGTTTCGGTGAAGGTATCAAAGCATGAATATTTGGATAAAGATATCAATAACGGCTATTTATCTGTAGGAATTCATTCAAAAAAACCTGTTAGAATTGAGTTAAAGTCTGATATTAAGCTAAGTTCTCACCCTGAAAGTGTCAAACCTGAAAATATTGTGGCGATTGAAGGTAATGATAGCAGCAAAGAAAATGAAGTTGTGCAAAACCAAGGTGGGGCTGAAAATCTTGATAAAGTCGGTAAAAATAAAGTGGGCTCTGATTATCTTGATGTGATTATGAAAATTTCATTGTTGTTGTTTATTTTTATGGTGGCATTGAGAGCAATTTATAAAAAGTTGAAAATAAAAAAACAACTTGCAAATCCCGAAAAAAAAGTGAAAAAGAAAGTTTCATCTGTTATTTCGGAAGAAAAAATTTCACAAGAAAAACAATCTAAAAGTGAGTTCGATGCTCAATTGGATGCTCTTTTTCCAAGCGTTGAGCAAGAAGAGCCGATAATTGCAAAGCCCAAAATGCAAGAACCTATGGCGAATTCTCCAATAATTTCTCCTATCGGAGTGCAGTCGATTGTTGAAAATGATTCAGTGCAATTGCCTGAAGAACTCGACAATAATGCTAAAAACCCACCTATAAAAGAAAATAAAACGGCAAAATATATGTTGGATGAGTCTGATGAAGAATTCGAAATAATTGAAGCAGACCCTAATGAACCAATGCTCCTTGAAAATGTTGATGTAGCAAAGGATAAAGGCTTCTATTTGATTCAATATCAAGACCAATATTCTTTGATTGGGCATATCGGCGAAAATATTTTTGTATTAAAACAATTTGAACATTTGTATAATAAGAAGCTTCAAGTGAGGCTTCACGAAAGAAGTAAAACGAAAGCAGGCTTTATAATCAGACTTGGAAATTATAAAGCACTGGTATCTTTGTCTAAGACTGAAATGCACGTGATTACAGAGTTTTAATTAAATGTTAAAAAAAATATTAATATCAATTATTTTATGTTTTTCTTTTGTTTTAACAGGTTGTGATAAAGTGCAATCTTCGCAAAAGACTGTTATTCAGTTTTCAAGCTGGGGCTCTCAAAGCGAAGTTGCTGTTATTAATGACTTGATAACAGACTTTGAGGCTGAAAATCCTCATATTAAAATTGATTTTTTGCATATTCCGCAAAATTATTTTCAAAAACTGCATCTGCTTTTTGCTTCAAATCTTGCTCCTGATGTCATTTTTATAAACAATATTTATTCTCCTATTTATATCAAGGCGGGGCTTTTTGATGATGTTTCTAATTTGATTGACAAATCTGATTATTTTAAGGTTTCAGTAGATGACTTTTCTTATGGCGGTGAGCTTTATGCCGTACCGAGAGATGTTTCAAATTTAGTTCTTTTTTATAATAAAGACATTTTTGATAAAGCTAATCTTCCATACCCAAAATCTTCAATGAATATGGTCGACTTAGCTAAAATCTCCTCACAATTAAAACAAAAAGGTTATTATTCATTAAATTATGAAGATATGTCCTTGTTTTGGCTTTATTATGCGGCAGCATTGGGCGGCGGTGTTCTTTCTGATGATAAAAAAGAAGAGATTTTTACCTCTCAAAAAACAATTACCGCTCTTGAATATTACTCAGATTTCATAAATAAATATCACTACATTCCCACAAAATCTCAAAAAGCGAGTAAAACAAGTGCCCAAATGTTTATGAACGGCGAAATCGCTATGTATCTTTCAGGAAGATGGATGGTTCCGAAATTTAGAGAGATGATTAAGTTTGATTGGGACGTTGTGGAGTTTCCTCACAACCGTGCTAATAAGCTTTATGTAGATGCTTCGGGGTGGGCTGTTTCAAGAAATTCTAAACATAAAAAAGAGGCTACTGCTTTTGTTAAATTTTTGGCTTCCAAAAATTCAATAGAAAAATTTACAAAGTCTGGGTTGATTATCCCTGCACGCAAGGATGTAGCCTATTCAGAGGTGTTTATGTCTACTGATTTAAAGCCGAAAAATTCTAAAATATTTGTTGATATGTTAAATAACGCAAAACCTACCCCTACAAATGAGAATTATCAACGTATTGATGATATACTTGCAGAACATTTGGAACCCGTTTTTAATGGCTCCAAGAAGACAAAAGAAATAATGACAAAAAGACTCAAAAAACAGTTAGATGAATTAGTAAAATAAAAGGTGAATGATGGAAAAATTCTTTAAATTAAAAGAACTCGGAACAGACGTTAAAACCGAGATATTAGGCGGATTAACAACATTTTTTACGATGGCTTACGTTTTTATTGTTGTACCAAAGGTTCTTTCTGTTTCGGGAATTCCGTTTTCAGCTACACTTGCTGCTACTATTTTGGTGGCGTTCTTCGGCTCTGTTTTGATGGGGCTTGTCGCCAACAGACCTTTTGCGGTGGCTCCTTATATTGGTGAAACGGCATTCTTTTCTTATACAGTAGTTTTGGCTCTCGGGTTTACGTGGCAGGCTGCTTTAGGGGCTATATTTGTAAGTGGTTTGATATTTTTTATTTTAACTTTGTTAAAGGTAAGACCTTGGCTTGTGAATTCAATGCCGGAAACTATGAAAATTACGTTTACAACGGGGCTCGGATTATTTTTGTTGCTTGTCGGGCTAAGCGAAACGGGGATTATAAAATTCACAACAGATTCAATTCCGCTAAGTGTCGGTGATTTTCATTCAAAGACCGTTATTTTGGCGTTGTTGACTTTTACCTTGATATTAGTGCTATTAGCTCGCAGGATTAAAGGTGCTATCCTTATTGGAATTCTTGCATCTACGGCTGTCGGGATTATGTTGGGCGAAGTCCAATTGCCATCAAAAATAATGTCTATGCCTCCGAGTTTGATTCCAACATTGGGGCAACTTGATATAATGTCTGTTTTTCAGTTGAAATTTTTACCTGTGTTTTTTATTGTTTTTTTACTTGTGTTTTTAGATACGACAGGCTGTTTGATTGGTTTGTGCTACAAAGCTAATTTGCTTGATAAAGAAGGGAAATTGCCTCAAATTGAACGTCCGATGGTTTGTGATTCAATAACAACAATGCTTTCAAGCTTTCTCGGCTCTATTACGAGTGGAGCTTATATTGAATCCGCAACAGGAATTGCTGATGGTGGAAAAAGCGGATTGACAGCAATTGTCGCAGGTATTTTGTTCTTATCAGGATTGTTTTTTGCACCTTTGTTTGCAATGATTCCTGCTTTTGCGTATGGTCCAGCTATTTTAATAGTTGGGTTGATGATGGTATCAGTGGTTGCAAATTTAAATTTTGATGATGTAACAGAGTATATGCCTGCAATTTTTGCAGTAGCTGTTATGACTTTTTCTTATAACATCGGAATAGGAATGGCGGCTGGTTTTATTCTTTATCCTTTGGTAAAAGTTTTTTCGGGTAGGTATAAAGAAACCAATGCTGCAACTTGGATTTTTGCTGTATTTTCAGTGATTTTCTTTGTTTTGTTTCCGCACTAAAAATGAATAGAATTATTTTATTTCAATAATTATGTTCGTAAATTCAATATCGTCATAATCGACGTAAGCAGTTTGCATCATGTTTTTCCCTGCTTTTATTGTTATGTCGTTTGAATTGCCTTGATTTATAACGGATTTTGGAATTTTGATTTGCTGCCCGTCGCCGTTTATTTTTATTTCGGCAATTTTGTTTCCGTTGCAATATACTTGTGGGGGATTTGCATAAGCTGTTGTGACGTGCGATTGCCCGATTTCTTGAGCCATAATTGTATCTATTCCTATTACAGAACCTAAAACTATGTAGGCGTTTTCGTCAAAAGTCATTTGCTTTATGTTGAAGCTTTTAGAGTAAAACGGTCCAATTGAATGGACTGCAAAATCTCCTGCGTTTGCTGAATTAGCGGAAAAACTATCATCTCCTAAGTGAATCATATCAGTCTCGATTATGATATCTTTAGGGTTACTTTTTTCTATTCCTACAACGAGCGGTTTTCCTGTTGATTTTTCATCTAAGGTTAGAGAAAAAGGTTTGTAGCCGTCTTTTTGGACAGACATTATTGTCGGAGCGTTGATTTTTGTACCGAGCTTGAATTTTCCTTCGTCGTTTGTTTTTGTTTTGTAATTTTTTTGAGGAATGGTAACGACAGCGTAAGGAATGGCTTGCCCGCTAGTTGCGTCGATTACTTGATTTCCGCTTTTAATTTGATTTTGGGTTTGCTTTGTAACCCCGCCAGCTACTGTGCCTGCAAAAGCAGTGAGGCTCATACAAAAAGATATTAATATGCTCAAAAATACCCTCATAATTTCTCCCGAATGAATTTGAAACAATTGTGCATTGTTATTTTACAAGATTTTGAAAAAATTAGTATGGGTGAAGTGTTTAAGCCATATCGGCGAGCTATTATAATAGTTCATTTTATTTCCCCTAGGATAATACTTAAAGCAGTCAAACTCTCTCAAAATTGCTCAAAGTACTTGATACAGATGCAAGCAATTTGAAAAGTATGGAGAAAATGAAAAAAGAGCTTATTTTTGCAATTAAAGAGGAATTAACAAATATTGAATTGTTCTACAAGTTTTATAAAACATTGTCTTGAAATGTATTGCAACTTTTAGCCACGAGCTTTTGTGCCGTGAGATTCTATAATAACCATTAAAACTGAAATATCAGCAGGTTTTACGCCCCCGATTCTGGCAGCTTGCCCGATAGTTGCAGGGCGGATTTTTGAGAGTTTTTCTCTTGTTTCTATTGAAATGTGGCTGATTTCATTATAATCAATCGATGCCGGAATGTGTATGTTATCAAGCTTTCCGGCCATTTGGACTTGGTCGAGTTGTCGTTTTATATAGCCGTCATATTTTATTTTTACCTCAATTTGTTCATAAACATCTCTCGGAAGATTAAGTTCTTTGGTTTTTGAGCTCAATTCTTGTAAAATTTTATAATTGATATTCGGGCGTTTTATTAACTCGATTAATTTGGAACCACGCTCCAACTTTTCACCGTATTTTTCTAAAATTTGATTGGTTTCAGCGGTAGCAGAAACTTTATCTGTTTTCATTCTTTCGATTTCGTCAGCAATCATTTTTTGTTTTTGTTTAAATCTTTCAAAGCGTTCATCACTTATCAGACCTACTTCGTAACCTATTTCGGTAAGCCTTTCGTCTGCGTTATCCTGCCTTAAAATTAATCGATATTCAGAGCGAGAAGTCAACATTCTGTAGGGTTCATCAATATCTTTGGTAACGAGGTCGTCAATTAAAGTTCCGATGTAGGAGGAACTTCTAGATAGAGTTAGAAGTTCTTTTTTATTCAAGTATTGAACAGCGTTAATCCCTGCAATCAGACCTTGTGCGGCAGCTTCTTCGTAACCGCTTGTTCCGTTAATTTGACCGGCACAAAATAGTCCTTTGATATTTTTTGTCATCAAAGAATGCTCCAGTTGAACGGCAGGAACATAGTCGTATTCAACAGCGTAAGCAGGTTTTATTATATGGACATTTTCTAATCCTGGTAAAGATTTCAGCATATCAATTTGAACTTCGGCAGGTAAACTTGTAGAAAATCCGCCAACATACATTTCGTAAGTATGTAGCCCTTCCGGTTCAATAAAAATATGGTGTGAGGGGTTGTGGGCAAATCTCACAACTTTATCTTCAATAGACGGGCAGTATCTTGGACCTCTTCCGTGAATCATTCCTGAATACATAGGAGAACGGTCAAGATTTGCTCTGATTATTTCGTGGGTTTTATCGGTCGTGCGAGTTAAAAAACAAGGGTGTTGTTCTCTAATCGGTCGGTTAGGTTCAAAAGAAAAGAAAGTCGGGTCTTTGTCGCCAGGTTGTTCTTGCATTTTTGAATAATCCAAGGTTCTTCCGTCAACTCTTGCAGGAGTGCCGGTTTTTAACTTTGAAATCGTTAGTCCGTGTTTTTTCAATGAGCCTGAAAGCCCCTTCGCACTAGCTTCTCCAAGTCTTCCGAATTCGAGTGATTTTAATCCTATCCAAATTTTTCCTTCAAGCGAAGTACCTGTTGTCAAAATAATTGCAGGTGCAAAATATTTAAGTCCGAATTCGTCTTTTAAGCCTTTAACTATACCGTTTTCAGTCAAAAGTTCTGACATAGTGCATTGTTTAAGCGATATATTTTCTTCTGATTCAAGTATATGACGCATATATGCCATATATTCTTTTTTATCCGATTGTGCTCTTAGAGCTCGAACAGCAGGTCCTTTAGAGGAGTTTAACATTTTGAGTTGCACGTATGTAGCGTCGGTACAAATCCCCATAACTCCGCCTAGGGCGTCTATTTCACGGACAAGGCAAGATTTTGCTGGACCACCGATGGCAGGGTTACATGGCATAAGGGCAATATTGTCAATATTCAACGTCGCAAGAAGGACTTTTGCACCGAGTCTTGCTGCACTTATTGCCGCTTCACATCCTGCGTGACCTGCACCTACTACTATTACATCAAATTTAAACATATCAGTATTATAAATCAAAAATGATTTTAGCGTTGTGTTTTTTTTAATTATAAAACTTAATAAAAGTTCAAAAATCCATGACAAATGGAAATTTAGAATATATCATAGACTTATACTTATAAGGTCAAGATTTTATGGAGATTAGGACAATTAACGAGATAAAGATACCCGTAGACAGGCTATATACAGAAACTACAGATATTTGCTCACTTTCTGATGATAGTGACAGTTTTAGTACATTAAGTACTTCTGCTATGCTTGCAAGGGGCGGCGTTCCTTCTTCTCACAGGCGTGTTGCAGACAATTATATGATAATCAAAAAAGTCTATGGATTCCCTGTTGTTCAATCAAGAATAAATAACAAAGAACAGTCTTTACTAGCTAAATATGATTTTAATCCTCTTGAATTTTCGACAATCAAACAGATTAATGAAGAATTATCTTTCCTTAAAAAATGGTCATTATCCTTGGATGTTGATTTGAGAATTGATGCTGATGAAATAATTCAAGTAAGAGCTAAAGAATTAAAATTCTTAGTAGCTACTCGCTATACAGCCTTGACTAATGAGGTTTATAACGGTTATATGGCTCTTGAAAAATATTTTGAAGATATTTCTAAATATTATAGAGGTTAGGGTTTTAACAAATATTCAATTAGCCCGTCTTTTATAGCCAAGGCTGCTTTGCGGCGGAAATTTTCATCTAAAAGAAGCTGATATTCCTCCGGATGAATCATATATGCTGTTTCAATAAGGATTGAAAGCGGGTTTGTAGGACGTGTAAGCACAAGGCTTGAGCGGAAAAGACCGTCATCATTTGTCCCGAGTTCTGTTATCATTTTCATTTTAACCGTTTGTGCTAAATTCATCGATTCGGGATTAAAATAGTAAACTCCTGTTCCGTGTTTTACGTAAGGATTGCCTCCGTCGGCTAGGGCGTTAGCGTGTATGCTTATTGACATTAGGGCATTATTCTCTTGTGCGATTTTTACTCTTTCATATAAATCGACATATTTGTCTGTATCCCTTGTCATTACAACATTTGCACCAGCTTTTGTGAGCTCTTCGTTCAATTTTTTTGCGATATCAAGATTTATGTCTTTTTCTTTAGCACCCGTAGGTCCTATAGAGCCCGGCTCTTTGCCTCCGTGACCTGCATCAAGTGCTATTGTAATTCCTAGTAGCGGGCAATTCGGGTTTACGCAAGGGGCCTTCCTTTGTTGAAAAACAAGGCTTCCGTCGATATATTTGCAATCATATCCCCAGAGTCGTTGTGTTGACGGGAATGTTATTTTTACGTTGTTTGCGTCGTAGGCTGTTATTTTTACTTGAGGGAAAAAGTTTTGGGTATTGATTTTAGGTGCCAAATCAAAAGTTGATTTAATTCCGTATAACGTCAAGTCAATATTTGCCCCCCTTTCTGTGATTTTATAGGGGACTTGAATTGTGGGGGTGATTTTTAGGTAGTTGTAATTTTTATCTGCTGAAAATGTTGTTTCACAAATATTTGCCATTGGTCGTTCTACAGTTGAGTTTTCTATCGAAACAAGGTTTTCGTCAATCCAAAATACTTCACCGTTACCCATTCCGACTTTATAATAATTTGCTTGCTTCCCTTCTAAAAACAAAACAGTATCTTTTGAAAGATGAGTAAGTCTAAAACCATCGCTATTGGGTGCATTTCGGAGTGGAACATTGTCTTTTATCGTTTTTGCCGTTAAATATTCACCTGCCGCAAATGGTTGGTAGTCTTGAGTTTCAATTGAATAAATATCTCGTGGTTTTTTTATTACCATATAGAATTTTTCATCAGTGGTTGTTTCGCTTATTTCTTTTATTTTAAACAGGTTTTCGCCTAGTTTTAGAGGAACTACGTGGACAAATGAGCCGTCTTGCCAGACTTTTATTTCTTCATCATTAATATAAACTTTTGAAGTGGGCGTTGCAGAGCCGATAAAAAATGTTGAATTTGCATCAACAGAGGTCTGAATTTCTTTCGGGTAGACAATATTGACTGCCAGTGCTTGATTTATTGAGATTAGGGATAAAATTGCACTCAACAAAATGTTTCTCATTGTTTCAAATTTCATATTAGACCTCTTTTCAAGGCAATTTTGTCACAAATATATTTTTAAATACAGTATGAAAATTTCAGCAGTTCCTTTGGTACAAGAAAAAACATTAAATAATCAAAAAGAAGCACTTGCTGCTCAGCCATTAGCTCCACAAGATAGTGGTGCAATAAAGACAAGTGAGATTTCGTCTAAACTTTTGCAAGGTGCGTATGGGATTTTGCCTGCAAAAACGGCTAAGTCATCAGTTTCGTTCGGTGCAAACCCGATTTATGATGTTAATTTGCGTCAAGTAGTTGATGGTGTTCAGAAGCTTATACCTGCCAATTTTTCAGAACTTATTATAAAAAATGAGGGCGATGAGTGGGCAATGCTCAACGTTCAAGATATATGGAAAAGGCTTGGGAAAACTGATTATGCGGATTGTTTTGCCGATAACTTCATAAAACGAAAAGAAGATAAATCTTACTTCGTTACTGAACTAAAAGATGCTGTAAAAGAATTGCAAGATAGGATTACTTGCCTTATTGAAACTACAAATCCTAAGAAAACAAAAGATAGGGATTTGTTTGAAGTTAAATTGTTGCAAGCTTCTCCGAAAATCGCAAACAAGGCTGAAACTACATCAATAAAAGGCTCAGGCGAAATGTCACTTTATGGTGCTGTTCGTCAGGCGAAAGAGCATGGGTTTAGCAAAGTGGGGCTACTTTCTACAAATAATTCTTTTTACAACAAGATGGGCTTTTCTGCTGTTGAAA belongs to Candidatus Gastranaerophilales bacterium and includes:
- a CDS encoding sugar ABC transporter substrate-binding protein, with product MLKKILISIILCFSFVLTGCDKVQSSQKTVIQFSSWGSQSEVAVINDLITDFEAENPHIKIDFLHIPQNYFQKLHLLFASNLAPDVIFINNIYSPIYIKAGLFDDVSNLIDKSDYFKVSVDDFSYGGELYAVPRDVSNLVLFYNKDIFDKANLPYPKSSMNMVDLAKISSQLKQKGYYSLNYEDMSLFWLYYAAALGGGVLSDDKKEEIFTSQKTITALEYYSDFINKYHYIPTKSQKASKTSAQMFMNGEIAMYLSGRWMVPKFREMIKFDWDVVEFPHNRANKLYVDASGWAVSRNSKHKKEATAFVKFLASKNSIEKFTKSGLIIPARKDVAYSEVFMSTDLKPKNSKIFVDMLNNAKPTPTNENYQRIDDILAEHLEPVFNGSKKTKEIMTKRLKKQLDELVK
- the mnmG gene encoding tRNA uridine-5-carboxymethylaminomethyl(34) synthesis enzyme MnmG — its product is MFKFDVIVVGAGHAGCEAAISAARLGAKVLLATLNIDNIALMPCNPAIGGPAKSCLVREIDALGGVMGICTDATYVQLKMLNSSKGPAVRALRAQSDKKEYMAYMRHILESEENISLKQCTMSELLTENGIVKGLKDEFGLKYFAPAIILTTGTSLEGKIWIGLKSLEFGRLGEASAKGLSGSLKKHGLTISKLKTGTPARVDGRTLDYSKMQEQPGDKDPTFFSFEPNRPIREQHPCFLTRTTDKTHEIIRANLDRSPMYSGMIHGRGPRYCPSIEDKVVRFAHNPSHHIFIEPEGLHTYEMYVGGFSTSLPAEVQIDMLKSLPGLENVHIIKPAYAVEYDYVPAVQLEHSLMTKNIKGLFCAGQINGTSGYEEAAAQGLIAGINAVQYLNKKELLTLSRSSSYIGTLIDDLVTKDIDEPYRMLTSRSEYRLILRQDNADERLTEIGYEVGLISDERFERFKQKQKMIADEIERMKTDKVSATAETNQILEKYGEKLERGSKLIELIKRPNINYKILQELSSKTKELNLPRDVYEQIEVKIKYDGYIKRQLDQVQMAGKLDNIHIPASIDYNEISHISIETREKLSKIRPATIGQAARIGGVKPADISVLMVIIESHGTKARG
- a CDS encoding N-acetylmuramoyl-L-alanine amidase, with amino-acid sequence MKFETMRNILLSAILSLISINQALAVNIVYPKEIQTSVDANSTFFIGSATPTSKVYINDEEIKVWQDGSFVHVVPLKLGENLFKIKEISETTTDEKFYMVIKKPRDIYSIETQDYQPFAAGEYLTAKTIKDNVPLRNAPNSDGFRLTHLSKDTVLFLEGKQANYYKVGMGNGEVFWIDENLVSIENSTVERPMANICETTFSADKNYNYLKITPTIQVPYKITERGANIDLTLYGIKSTFDLAPKINTQNFFPQVKITAYDANNVKITFPSTQRLWGYDCKYIDGSLVFQQRKAPCVNPNCPLLGITIALDAGHGGKEPGSIGPTGAKEKDINLDIAKKLNEELTKAGANVVMTRDTDKYVDLYERVKIAQENNALMSISIHANALADGGNPYVKHGTGVYYFNPESMNLAQTVKMKMITELGTNDDGLFRSSLVLTRPTNPLSILIETAYMIHPEEYQLLLDENFRRKAALAIKDGLIEYLLKP
- a CDS encoding NCS2 family permease, which translates into the protein MMEKFFKLKELGTDVKTEILGGLTTFFTMAYVFIVVPKVLSVSGIPFSATLAATILVAFFGSVLMGLVANRPFAVAPYIGETAFFSYTVVLALGFTWQAALGAIFVSGLIFFILTLLKVRPWLVNSMPETMKITFTTGLGLFLLLVGLSETGIIKFTTDSIPLSVGDFHSKTVILALLTFTLILVLLARRIKGAILIGILASTAVGIMLGEVQLPSKIMSMPPSLIPTLGQLDIMSVFQLKFLPVFFIVFLLVFLDTTGCLIGLCYKANLLDKEGKLPQIERPMVCDSITTMLSSFLGSITSGAYIESATGIADGGKSGLTAIVAGILFLSGLFFAPLFAMIPAFAYGPAILIVGLMMVSVVANLNFDDVTEYMPAIFAVAVMTFSYNIGIGMAAGFILYPLVKVFSGRYKETNAATWIFAVFSVIFFVLFPH